In the Thermococcus sp. MAR1 genome, one interval contains:
- a CDS encoding DHH family phosphoesterase, which produces MRVLILGGGAIGRSIADSLKGEFEVIIIEKDQLRAKALEDSGFQVVQGDFSYTATLLKAGIDKAELVIIATMNVDTIKKTVYVIRTNKEVPILTVLPDEVSLDELVSQINEEFEADVRVDYAISPRSALKDAMVKTVMMLGERKNANLLVRKLKELKSKNDSLLIVTHDNPDPDAIASATALSVIAQTLGFKTQIVYGGEITHHENRAFVNLLGVDIRKISRGSYELKRYPVIALVDCQPNGNLTILEQGDYEKIKILIDHHQILQHLQELLPDDAFLDIRPEVNSSSAILAEYLRTLNISVTPTLGTALFYGIYIDTKKFSKLSHVDLKAIEFLAGKVDYELLDKIEHPDISTETAEILAKAIMNRRIYKNVVVSNVGFITNRDAIAESADFLLRLEGITTVLVFGIVDDRIEISARTRDVRVNIGTVLREAFGDIGSGGGHAQSGGARIPLGIFKLAKDKSSLLRLAEEAITEKFLDALKVKEG; this is translated from the coding sequence ATGCGGGTGCTGATACTCGGAGGTGGCGCAATCGGCCGCTCAATAGCAGACTCCCTCAAAGGGGAGTTTGAGGTTATAATCATAGAGAAGGATCAACTCCGCGCAAAGGCCCTTGAGGATAGCGGTTTTCAGGTCGTTCAGGGTGATTTCTCATACACCGCGACCCTACTGAAGGCCGGTATAGACAAGGCAGAACTCGTTATAATCGCCACGATGAACGTTGACACAATAAAGAAGACGGTTTATGTCATAAGAACCAACAAGGAGGTTCCCATTCTAACGGTTCTTCCCGACGAGGTAAGCCTCGATGAGCTCGTCTCTCAGATAAACGAGGAGTTTGAGGCAGATGTTAGGGTTGATTACGCGATTTCCCCAAGAAGCGCCCTCAAGGACGCCATGGTAAAGACAGTGATGATGCTGGGCGAGAGGAAGAACGCAAACCTTCTTGTGAGGAAGCTCAAGGAGCTCAAGTCCAAGAACGACTCCCTTCTTATAGTCACGCATGATAATCCGGACCCGGATGCCATAGCCAGCGCGACCGCGCTTAGCGTCATAGCCCAGACGCTCGGCTTCAAGACCCAGATAGTTTACGGCGGTGAGATAACACACCACGAGAACAGGGCCTTCGTAAACCTTCTCGGCGTTGACATAAGGAAGATTTCCCGCGGCTCCTACGAGCTAAAGCGCTACCCCGTGATAGCCCTCGTTGACTGCCAGCCCAACGGGAACCTGACGATACTCGAGCAGGGAGACTACGAAAAGATAAAGATACTCATAGACCACCACCAGATACTCCAGCACCTTCAGGAGCTCCTCCCCGACGATGCTTTCCTTGACATAAGGCCCGAAGTGAACTCATCCTCCGCCATACTGGCCGAGTACCTCCGTACCCTCAACATATCGGTCACACCGACTCTGGGGACGGCCCTCTTCTACGGCATCTACATAGACACCAAGAAGTTCTCCAAGCTGAGCCACGTTGACCTCAAGGCCATCGAGTTCCTGGCAGGTAAGGTTGATTACGAGCTCCTCGATAAGATAGAGCACCCCGACATAAGCACTGAGACGGCCGAGATATTGGCCAAGGCCATAATGAATCGTCGCATATACAAGAACGTCGTCGTCAGCAACGTTGGCTTCATAACCAATCGTGATGCTATAGCCGAGTCAGCCGACTTCCTTCTCCGTCTGGAGGGCATAACGACTGTTCTGGTGTTTGGAATTGTTGACGACAGGATAGAGATATCCGCGAGAACCCGCGATGTCAGGGTCAACATAGGCACCGTTCTCAGGGAGGCTTTCGGAGACATAGGTAGCGGCGGGGGACACGCGCAGTCCGGCGGTGCCAGAATTCCGCTTGGAATATTCAAGCTAGCGAAGGACAAGAGCTCGTTGCTGAGACTGGCAGAAGAGGCCATAACCGAAAAGTTCCTGGACGCACTAAAAGTTAAAGAGGGTTAA
- a CDS encoding PRC-barrel domain-containing protein produces MVMRLSRLYGKQIYNTKGYYIGYVDEILIEIDRGQAKILALGLPGEKVGVPYDRVTAIGDIILVKAREG; encoded by the coding sequence ATGGTGATGCGCCTCTCAAGGCTCTACGGGAAGCAGATATACAACACCAAGGGCTACTACATTGGCTACGTTGATGAGATACTGATCGAGATCGACAGGGGGCAGGCCAAGATACTCGCCCTAGGCCTTCCTGGGGAGAAGGTGGGCGTGCCCTACGACCGGGTCACTGCGATTGGGGATATAATACTGGTAAAGGCAAGGGAAGGGTAA
- a CDS encoding DUF120 domain-containing protein: protein MKRIEMLILLAKRGALGKKIKITLRELASELGISPQSVLRLLEEMEEEGLVDKEVVGRKTYVEISHEGLTFLENLCDAISEALYNGIIIGEVISGIGEGAYYVRLYAHLIREYLGFEPYPGTLNIRILFPKTVFDAFCGVRPVILPGFVKEGRTFGDVKAYRVQIGEVEGAIVIPSRTVHPPKIAEIVAPVCLRETLGLKDGDRITVRVVKG, encoded by the coding sequence ATGAAGAGGATAGAGATGCTCATACTGCTCGCCAAAAGAGGGGCGCTTGGAAAGAAGATAAAGATCACTCTCAGGGAACTCGCCAGTGAGTTGGGTATTTCCCCCCAGTCGGTGCTCAGGCTCCTCGAGGAGATGGAGGAAGAGGGGCTCGTGGACAAGGAGGTAGTGGGAAGAAAAACGTATGTAGAGATCAGTCATGAGGGCCTGACCTTCCTTGAGAACCTTTGCGACGCCATTTCCGAGGCATTATACAACGGCATAATAATCGGGGAGGTAATCTCGGGGATAGGTGAGGGCGCCTATTATGTCAGGTTATACGCCCACCTGATAAGGGAATACCTCGGATTCGAGCCTTATCCCGGGACACTTAACATCAGGATACTGTTTCCAAAGACGGTGTTCGATGCTTTCTGTGGCGTTAGACCCGTAATCCTTCCGGGTTTCGTGAAGGAGGGAAGAACCTTCGGTGACGTCAAGGCCTACCGCGTTCAGATAGGAGAAGTGGAAGGGGCGATAGTAATCCCATCGAGGACAGTTCACCCCCCTAAAATAGCCGAGATAGTTGCCCCCGTCTGCCTGAGGGAAACCCTCGGGCTGAAGGACGGAGACAGAATAACCGTGAGGGTCGTGAAAGGATGA
- a CDS encoding endonuclease V: MINEFNEKLREIERIQEKLASRVKERPLRPEEVKTVAAIDVSYRGNTARAAFVLCSYPDCEVLRTKIVETEVPFPYIPTFFFLRETRPVLLALRGEKFDLLLVEGHGKAHPRGYGLACHIGLLIRRPVIGVAKRPLKGVAEKDFRKVGKAYVSVGHLVDLESAVRLIKSLLEEGYPKPLRLADRLSKRGGL, encoded by the coding sequence GTGATTAATGAATTCAATGAAAAACTTCGGGAAATCGAGAGGATCCAGGAAAAGCTGGCGTCGAGGGTAAAGGAGAGACCGCTCAGACCGGAGGAGGTAAAAACTGTCGCGGCGATCGATGTCTCTTACAGGGGCAACACCGCCAGAGCTGCCTTCGTTCTCTGTTCTTATCCCGACTGCGAAGTCTTAAGGACGAAGATCGTTGAGACCGAGGTTCCGTTCCCTTACATACCCACATTCTTTTTCCTGCGCGAGACCAGGCCTGTCCTGCTGGCCCTCAGAGGGGAGAAATTCGACCTCCTTCTGGTGGAAGGGCACGGGAAGGCACACCCCAGGGGATACGGACTGGCCTGCCACATCGGCCTGCTCATCAGGAGGCCCGTGATAGGGGTCGCCAAGAGGCCCTTGAAGGGAGTCGCGGAGAAAGACTTCAGGAAGGTGGGAAAAGCTTATGTAAGCGTCGGCCATTTAGTCGACTTAGAATCTGCGGTGAGACTCATCAAGTCCCTGCTTGAGGAAGGCTATCCCAAGCCACTAAGACTCGCCGACAGACTATCGAAGAGGGGAGGTCTATGA
- a CDS encoding haloacid dehalogenase, which produces MELKTIIDEIRTVLDEKDALREEALRLTREIVRLSGDAIKALHRGEVEKASDRLRLAGERVKSLREKLSSHKDIYFTGYVQSAHQEFVEASLFFAYITGGRFPSPSELGVPHADYALGIGDFIGELRRRFLILLLEGNIEGAEEVYRFMEAIYEELMTLEYPKGLVNIRGKQDQARHILERTLEDLTRAKLSRKLEEKLREAVGKRIMT; this is translated from the coding sequence ATGGAGCTGAAGACAATTATAGATGAGATACGAACCGTGCTGGATGAGAAAGACGCCCTGCGGGAGGAGGCTCTGAGACTCACGAGGGAGATAGTTCGCCTGAGCGGGGATGCCATAAAGGCCCTCCATCGCGGCGAGGTTGAAAAAGCCTCCGACCGTCTCAGACTCGCCGGCGAGAGGGTAAAGAGCCTGAGGGAAAAGCTCTCCAGCCATAAGGACATATACTTCACGGGCTACGTTCAGAGCGCCCACCAGGAGTTTGTGGAGGCGAGTCTCTTCTTCGCGTACATCACTGGCGGGAGGTTCCCGTCACCATCCGAACTGGGGGTTCCGCACGCGGACTATGCACTGGGGATTGGAGACTTTATAGGGGAGCTGAGGAGGCGCTTCCTGATACTGCTCCTGGAGGGGAACATCGAGGGTGCCGAAGAGGTCTACCGGTTCATGGAGGCCATCTACGAGGAGCTCATGACTCTAGAGTATCCAAAGGGGCTCGTGAACATCAGGGGCAAGCAGGATCAGGCCAGGCACATCCTTGAGAGAACCCTCGAGGACCTGACGAGGGCAAAGCTGAGCAGGAAGCTGGAGGAGAAGCTCAGGGAAGCGGTTGGGAAAAGAATTATGACATAA
- a CDS encoding methionine adenosyltransferase, whose amino-acid sequence MAGKVRNIVVEELMRTPVEMQRVELVERKGIGHPDSIADGIAEAVSRALSREYIKRYGIILHHNTDQVEVVGGRAYPKFGGGEVIKPIYILLSGRAVEMVDREFFPVHEIAIRAAKDYLRKAVRHLDLENHVVIDSRIGQGSVDLVGVFNKAKENPIPLANDTSFGVGYAPLSETERIVLETERLLNSDEFKKKYPAVGEDIKVMGLRKGDEIDITIAAAIVDSEVQTPEDYLAVKDAIYEAARSVAEEHTERKVNIYVNTADDPERGIYYITVTGTSAEAGDDGSVGRGNRVNGLITPNRHMSMEAAAGKNPVSHVGKIYNLLSMLIANDIAEQVEGVEEVYVRILSQIGKPIDEPLVASVQVIPKKGYSLETIQKPAYDIADAWLADITKIQKMILEDKLNVF is encoded by the coding sequence ATGGCTGGGAAGGTTAGGAACATAGTAGTTGAGGAGCTAATGAGGACCCCAGTTGAGATGCAGAGGGTAGAGCTCGTCGAGAGGAAGGGAATAGGCCACCCAGACAGCATAGCCGACGGCATAGCCGAGGCCGTCAGCAGGGCACTCAGCAGGGAGTACATCAAGAGATACGGCATAATACTCCACCACAACACCGACCAGGTTGAGGTCGTCGGCGGAAGGGCCTACCCGAAGTTCGGGGGCGGTGAGGTCATCAAGCCGATATACATCCTCCTCTCAGGAAGGGCCGTCGAGATGGTCGACCGCGAGTTCTTCCCCGTTCACGAGATAGCTATCAGGGCCGCCAAGGACTACCTCAGGAAGGCCGTTCGCCACCTCGACCTCGAGAACCACGTCGTCATAGACTCCCGTATAGGCCAGGGAAGTGTCGACCTCGTCGGTGTCTTCAACAAGGCCAAGGAGAACCCGATTCCGCTCGCCAACGACACCAGCTTTGGAGTTGGCTATGCTCCCCTCAGCGAGACCGAGAGGATAGTCCTCGAGACCGAGAGGCTCCTCAACAGCGACGAGTTCAAGAAGAAGTACCCCGCCGTTGGTGAGGACATCAAGGTCATGGGCCTCAGGAAGGGCGACGAGATAGACATAACCATCGCCGCCGCCATAGTTGACAGCGAGGTTCAGACCCCCGAGGATTACCTGGCTGTTAAGGATGCCATCTACGAGGCCGCCCGCTCGGTTGCAGAGGAGCACACCGAGAGGAAGGTCAACATCTACGTGAACACCGCCGACGACCCGGAGAGGGGCATCTACTACATCACCGTCACCGGAACCAGTGCGGAAGCTGGAGACGACGGTAGCGTTGGTAGGGGCAACCGTGTTAACGGCCTCATCACCCCGAACAGGCACATGAGCATGGAGGCTGCTGCCGGAAAGAACCCGGTCAGTCACGTCGGAAAGATATACAACCTTCTCTCGATGCTCATCGCCAACGACATCGCAGAGCAGGTTGAGGGAGTGGAAGAGGTCTACGTCAGGATACTCAGTCAGATAGGCAAGCCCATTGACGAGCCGCTCGTCGCGAGCGTTCAGGTTATCCCGAAGAAAGGCTACAGCCTTGAGACCATTCAGAAGCCGGCCTACGATATAGCGGATGCCTGGCTCGCGGACATAACGAAGATACAGAAGATGATACTGGAGGACAAGCTCAACGTCTTCTGA
- a CDS encoding adenylate kinase family protein: MIIAVSGTPGVGKTTVSKLLSERLGYEYVSVKDFALMKDIGEPVGEEIEIDVDALAREVRAEFSGKNVVIDGHLSHLVPADVVVVLRLHPQIVAERLKSRGYPFKKLAENVEAELVDVILVEAIEENENVIEVDTTGKTPDEVVDEILSLLNEGVKRRVGIVDWSWAYDDVVQYLMLGGD, encoded by the coding sequence ATGATAATTGCCGTGAGTGGTACTCCCGGAGTCGGTAAAACCACCGTTTCAAAGCTCCTGAGTGAGAGGCTCGGTTACGAATACGTGAGTGTGAAGGATTTTGCCCTCATGAAGGACATAGGCGAGCCTGTTGGGGAGGAGATTGAGATAGACGTAGATGCACTGGCCCGTGAAGTCAGGGCCGAGTTCTCCGGTAAGAACGTTGTCATTGATGGTCACCTCAGTCATCTTGTCCCGGCCGATGTTGTTGTGGTTCTCCGCCTACATCCTCAGATAGTGGCAGAGAGACTCAAATCCAGGGGCTACCCCTTCAAAAAGCTTGCCGAGAACGTCGAGGCAGAGCTCGTGGACGTTATTCTCGTCGAAGCCATTGAGGAGAATGAAAACGTCATAGAGGTGGATACCACAGGCAAAACTCCCGATGAGGTGGTTGATGAGATTCTGTCCCTCCTGAACGAGGGGGTGAAGAGGAGGGTTGGAATAGTCGACTGGAGCTGGGCCTACGATGACGTCGTCCAGTATCTAATGCTCGGAGGGGATTAA
- a CDS encoding M48 family metalloprotease, with product MVALKWLRFLLTIPFVAIIPVIVGYLLWGRRGITAAIVVVIIAYFLVYWYGDRILMRWYRARLVGEGDYPYLYAVLRKLASSAGIPVPRLALAPVGTPNIFSAGKGPGSSTIVLTYGLLRVLDSEEIEGAIAHEIAHIINNDTPLQTLVSVICGSLLGVAYSIDRLINLPSSTRKRRNPNDGLLLRILTPIVGIFLHVGLSPSREYFADEHGARISGKPLALASALLKLEKAISFRPMRGGNLATSPLFIVNPFRGDLADMVSTHPPTKDRAERLLKLAEEMGIYT from the coding sequence ATGGTGGCCCTCAAATGGCTCAGGTTTCTGCTCACGATACCCTTCGTTGCGATTATCCCGGTCATCGTTGGGTATCTCCTGTGGGGGAGAAGGGGCATCACTGCGGCCATCGTTGTGGTTATCATTGCGTACTTCCTGGTTTACTGGTACGGCGACCGGATTCTAATGAGATGGTACCGGGCGAGGCTCGTTGGGGAGGGTGACTACCCCTACCTGTACGCCGTGCTGAGAAAGCTCGCCTCCAGCGCAGGGATTCCTGTTCCCAGGCTGGCCCTGGCCCCAGTTGGAACCCCCAACATATTCTCTGCCGGCAAGGGGCCCGGCAGTAGCACGATAGTCCTGACTTATGGCCTCCTCAGGGTCCTGGACTCCGAGGAGATAGAGGGGGCCATTGCCCACGAGATTGCACACATAATCAACAATGATACGCCCCTTCAGACTCTCGTCTCCGTGATCTGTGGCTCTCTCCTTGGCGTGGCCTATTCCATCGACCGCTTGATAAACCTGCCCTCCAGCACCAGGAAGAGGAGAAACCCCAACGATGGTCTCCTCCTGAGGATTCTCACGCCGATAGTGGGGATTTTCCTTCATGTCGGACTCAGTCCCTCACGCGAGTACTTCGCGGATGAACACGGCGCGAGGATAAGTGGGAAACCGCTCGCCCTGGCCAGCGCCCTTCTCAAGCTCGAAAAGGCAATCTCCTTCCGCCCGATGAGGGGAGGGAACCTCGCAACATCACCCCTCTTTATAGTTAACCCGTTCCGGGGCGACCTTGCGGACATGGTCTCCACGCACCCTCCAACGAAGGATAGGGCTGAGAGACTCCTGAAGCTCGCCGAAGAGATGGGCATCTACACGTAG
- a CDS encoding metallophosphoesterase gives MRFIAVTDIHGNVKRVRQLAEVIRGEEFDALLVAGDLTHFSGSDKAWEVLAPILELVIPLVVVHGNCDGRDVPELLSELGINAHNRRVEVGGVGIVGIGGSNITPFHTIWELTEEEIRGILERNYREGDIILSHVPPHGTVADRVHFGHHVGSRALREFIEERQPPLVVCGHIHEGRGIDRIGETIVVNPGPLFRKYYAVIELEEEIKVKLKKL, from the coding sequence GTGAGGTTCATAGCGGTTACCGACATCCATGGAAACGTCAAAAGAGTCCGCCAGCTTGCCGAGGTGATTAGGGGCGAGGAATTTGACGCCCTTCTGGTGGCCGGGGACCTCACGCACTTCAGCGGTTCCGATAAGGCGTGGGAAGTCTTGGCGCCAATTCTTGAGCTTGTGATTCCGCTGGTGGTGGTACACGGCAACTGCGACGGCAGGGACGTCCCGGAACTTTTGAGCGAACTTGGGATAAATGCCCACAACAGGCGGGTTGAGGTCGGTGGAGTCGGCATAGTTGGAATTGGGGGCTCCAACATCACACCATTCCACACCATATGGGAGCTGACGGAGGAGGAGATCAGAGGGATCCTCGAGCGAAATTACCGCGAGGGGGACATAATCCTCTCCCACGTTCCACCCCATGGAACGGTCGCTGACAGGGTCCACTTTGGCCACCACGTCGGCAGCAGAGCACTCAGGGAGTTCATAGAGGAGAGGCAACCCCCTCTGGTTGTCTGTGGCCACATACACGAGGGGAGAGGGATCGACCGGATTGGAGAAACCATAGTGGTGAACCCCGGTCCGCTCTTCAGGAAGTATTACGCCGTGATAGAACTGGAAGAAGAGATAAAGGTGAAGCTGAAGAAGCTTTAA
- a CDS encoding pyridoxal phosphate-dependent aminotransferase, producing MALSDRLELVNPSEIRKLFDLAQGVEGLISLGIGEPDFDTPEHIKEYAKEALDRGMTHYGPNAGIMMLREALAWKLKEQNGIEVDPKTQVMVTVGANQAFLMGFAAFLKDGEEVLIPSPMFVSYAPAVILAGGKPVEVPTYEENEFRLSVDDLEKHVTNKTRAIIINSPNNPTGAVLTRKDLEEIADFAVEHDLIVFSDEVYEHFVYDGVKNYSIGALDGMFERTITINGFSKTFAMTGWRLGFVAAPEWIIEKMTRFQMYNSTCPVTFAQYAAAKALKDERSWKAVEEMRQEYDRRRNLVWKRLNEMGLPTVKPKGAFYIFPRVRDTGLTSKEFSELMLLEAKVAVVPGSAFGSAGEGYIRISYATAYEQLEEAINRMERVLREKKLV from the coding sequence ATGGCGCTGAGCGACAGGCTGGAACTCGTTAACCCTTCTGAGATCCGAAAGCTCTTCGACCTTGCCCAGGGCGTTGAGGGTCTCATCTCACTCGGAATCGGCGAACCGGACTTCGATACCCCCGAACATATCAAGGAGTATGCCAAGGAGGCCCTTGACAGGGGAATGACCCACTATGGCCCGAACGCAGGAATCATGATGCTCCGGGAGGCCCTCGCGTGGAAGTTGAAGGAGCAGAACGGCATCGAGGTTGACCCAAAGACCCAGGTCATGGTGACCGTTGGAGCGAACCAGGCTTTTCTGATGGGATTCGCGGCCTTTCTGAAGGACGGGGAAGAGGTTCTCATTCCGAGCCCGATGTTCGTCAGCTACGCCCCGGCCGTCATCCTGGCGGGAGGGAAGCCCGTTGAGGTGCCGACCTACGAGGAGAACGAATTCAGGCTTAGCGTTGATGACCTCGAGAAGCACGTTACGAACAAAACCAGAGCAATCATAATAAACAGCCCCAACAACCCGACTGGAGCGGTTCTCACCAGGAAGGACCTCGAGGAGATAGCGGACTTCGCTGTTGAGCACGACCTCATAGTCTTCAGCGATGAGGTCTACGAACACTTCGTCTACGACGGCGTTAAGAACTACAGCATTGGAGCGCTCGACGGCATGTTCGAGCGCACGATAACCATAAACGGTTTCTCCAAGACCTTTGCCATGACCGGCTGGCGCCTTGGATTCGTGGCCGCCCCTGAGTGGATAATCGAGAAGATGACCCGCTTCCAGATGTACAACTCGACCTGCCCAGTTACGTTCGCCCAGTACGCAGCGGCGAAGGCCCTGAAAGACGAGCGCAGTTGGAAGGCCGTCGAAGAGATGAGGCAGGAGTATGACCGCAGAAGAAACCTCGTGTGGAAGAGATTGAACGAGATGGGACTTCCTACGGTTAAGCCCAAGGGAGCGTTCTACATCTTCCCGCGCGTGAGGGACACCGGCCTGACCAGCAAGGAATTCAGCGAGCTGATGCTCTTGGAGGCCAAGGTCGCCGTCGTCCCGGGAAGCGCATTCGGAAGCGCCGGCGAGGGCTATATCAGGATAAGCTACGCGACGGCCTACGAGCAGCTCGAAGAGGCCATAAACAGGATGGAGAGAGTATTGAGGGAGAAGAAGCTCGTTTAA
- a CDS encoding PIN domain-containing protein: MHGVIDTNVFIYDTFEDSEFHIEAEKVLESLDTWYIPPIVLQEFVWFFKNNGFSVDETWEVLRGYLDDPRFRGLKDNPEIVRRAIELLTAEKLSLSRFNDAMILVHAIEKGVLITFDSKFRKLGRKRGVKVLP; encoded by the coding sequence ATGCATGGAGTGATAGATACCAACGTCTTCATCTATGACACATTCGAGGACTCGGAGTTTCACATAGAGGCCGAAAAAGTTCTGGAGTCCCTCGATACGTGGTATATACCCCCGATAGTCCTTCAGGAGTTCGTCTGGTTCTTCAAGAACAACGGGTTTTCCGTTGATGAGACGTGGGAAGTTCTGAGGGGATACCTCGATGACCCGAGGTTCAGGGGGCTTAAAGATAATCCCGAAATCGTGAGGAGAGCCATTGAGTTGCTAACGGCTGAGAAACTTTCACTCTCCCGCTTCAACGACGCCATGATTTTAGTCCATGCCATTGAAAAGGGCGTTTTAATAACGTTCGACTCCAAGTTCAGGAAACTGGGCAGAAAGAGGGGTGTTAAAGTTCTCCCGTAG
- a CDS encoding AbrB/MazE/SpoVT family DNA-binding domain-containing protein: MRVTKVTRNYQITIPAEIRKALGIREGELLEVHLEGDRIVLKRLERKRKRLKIGRKLPPEDIEKAIEEGMKECME; this comes from the coding sequence ATGAGAGTGACCAAAGTAACCCGAAACTACCAGATAACGATTCCGGCGGAGATTAGAAAGGCGCTCGGAATAAGGGAGGGGGAGCTCCTCGAAGTTCACCTTGAAGGCGACAGGATAGTCCTGAAAAGGCTGGAGAGGAAGAGAAAGAGGCTCAAAATTGGAAGAAAACTTCCTCCGGAGGACATCGAGAAGGCCATCGAGGAGGGCATGAAGGAATGCATGGAGTGA
- a CDS encoding carbamoyltransferase — MILGIHDGHDAGAALIDGDRIFAVNEERLNRVKKYRGFPALSVRKVLEMAGAGPEDVEIIAVAGIFRKQKRLLELEENLRALFGSEFKRKVLFVEHHLAHSASAYYTSGWRDALAVSIDAAGDGLSSSIYIARDGEMIRIAQSTYLDSLGDFYASVTELLGFKPMRHEGKVMSLAAYGKPSYDLSSIIELSGLSFNNHLGVIGIEATRKLAELFDYPLRHAREIALQMKGGRLEGKLQKKAIEIAASAQAHLEKLMEELGLRLRSKGLPLAYAGGVAQNVKANAVLRHIFGDDNLWVFPAMDDGGLAFGAAVFVKAQFERLDGKWRPSRLEHVYLGPSYRRDEVEEFLAREGVKFEEIDNVPGLVADALVDGKLVGFFQGAMEFGPRALGNRSILADPREETVKERLNVALKRDVFQPFAPSLLWKKAGEYLEDLNGRPNEFMTMSYTASESFREVAPAVVHVDGTTRPQAVRREINPVYYKVIKAFERETGLGAILNTSFNMHGEPIVCSPEDALRTFQTAGLDVLVVEGFAVWKG; from the coding sequence ATGATTCTGGGAATCCACGACGGTCACGACGCGGGTGCAGCGCTCATTGATGGGGATAGGATATTCGCCGTCAACGAGGAGAGGCTCAACAGGGTCAAGAAGTATAGGGGCTTTCCGGCCCTGAGCGTGAGAAAAGTCCTGGAAATGGCGGGGGCTGGTCCAGAGGACGTTGAAATCATAGCCGTTGCGGGCATATTCCGAAAGCAGAAACGACTTCTTGAGCTCGAGGAGAATCTCCGCGCACTCTTCGGGTCCGAGTTTAAAAGGAAGGTCCTTTTCGTTGAGCACCATCTAGCCCACTCCGCGAGTGCCTACTACACCTCCGGGTGGCGGGATGCCCTCGCAGTAAGCATTGATGCCGCGGGAGACGGGCTGAGCTCCTCGATTTACATTGCGAGAGATGGCGAAATGATCAGGATAGCCCAGAGTACTTATCTCGACTCCCTGGGCGACTTCTACGCCTCCGTTACCGAGCTTTTGGGATTCAAGCCGATGAGGCACGAGGGCAAGGTTATGAGCCTGGCCGCATACGGGAAACCCTCTTACGACCTTAGCTCAATAATAGAACTCAGCGGACTGAGTTTCAACAACCATCTCGGAGTAATCGGAATCGAGGCGACGAGGAAACTCGCAGAGCTCTTTGATTACCCCCTCCGCCACGCCAGGGAGATAGCCCTTCAGATGAAGGGGGGAAGGCTTGAGGGCAAGCTCCAGAAAAAGGCCATAGAGATAGCGGCAAGCGCTCAGGCACACTTGGAGAAGCTGATGGAGGAGCTGGGGTTGAGGCTGAGGTCGAAGGGCCTCCCCCTTGCCTACGCGGGTGGGGTTGCCCAGAACGTCAAGGCCAACGCCGTGCTGAGGCACATCTTCGGGGACGATAACCTGTGGGTCTTTCCGGCGATGGACGACGGCGGTCTGGCCTTCGGCGCCGCGGTTTTTGTGAAAGCCCAGTTCGAGAGGCTCGACGGGAAGTGGAGGCCCTCCAGACTGGAGCACGTTTACCTCGGCCCATCCTACAGGAGAGACGAGGTTGAAGAGTTCCTGGCGAGGGAGGGCGTTAAGTTTGAGGAGATAGATAATGTCCCGGGCCTCGTTGCAGATGCTCTCGTTGATGGGAAGCTCGTTGGCTTCTTCCAAGGGGCGATGGAGTTCGGGCCTCGCGCGTTGGGCAACCGCTCGATTTTAGCCGATCCGAGGGAGGAGACCGTTAAGGAGAGGCTCAACGTTGCTTTAAAGCGCGACGTCTTCCAGCCGTTCGCACCTTCCCTGCTATGGAAGAAAGCCGGGGAATACCTTGAAGACCTCAACGGAAGGCCCAACGAGTTCATGACCATGAGCTACACGGCAAGCGAAAGCTTTAGGGAAGTTGCCCCCGCCGTTGTCCATGTGGACGGTACAACGAGGCCGCAGGCTGTGAGGAGGGAAATCAACCCCGTTTACTACAAGGTAATCAAAGCCTTCGAGCGGGAGACAGGCCTGGGCGCGATTCTAAATACCAGCTTCAACATGCACGGCGAGCCGATAGTCTGCTCACCTGAGGATGCGCTGAGAACGTTCCAAACGGCCGGACTGGATGTCCTGGTGGTTGAAGGGTTCGCGGTGTGGAAAGGTTAA